The following is a genomic window from Nymphaea colorata isolate Beijing-Zhang1983 chromosome 3, ASM883128v2, whole genome shotgun sequence.
AGCCCAAAACATGCAACTCCCAACAATACAACTGCGGTAAACATCTAGAGAGAGTTTTTCTTAGACTAATTATTTGAACCTACATTATTAGACAGCTACAATCACATCTAACATCATACCTGCTGATTGTGCGGTCCTTAGCAAATCCCAGTTCATTGTCAACACAAAGATCAAAAACATCAGCTCTCCTTGATCTTGATGAGGATCTAGGGGCCATCTTCTGGGCATCAGATATTGTGACAATATACTCAAACAGACCAACTGGTGATGTCTCAGCTGTGCAAAGTAACCTTGCCTTGTTTTCATACATAACCTGCACACTCAGTTATTATGAAAATTGACATAGTTTCTAATCTTGCACATGACAAATTTTGAACAGAAAACATGGAATACCTGTTCATTTTTATCTACTGAATTTTATCAGTAATAGACCAACAAATGCATATTTCACACTGCAATGCATATTGTTGTATAAACTGCAATGTACTTTTGAATATGACAGTGATTAGCATCATGAAACTTGTTTACGCCAGATAAGGTAGCTTTTAcagctttgttttttttttttaatcaattccTATTTTAAGCTAAGATCTTATTAGCGATGTATGCATATTTCCACTTTCCCTGTATCACATTGTCGACAAGTTCAAACATGCATTTGAAGTCTCAATGCTACCAATACCATGTATGCCTCAGGCACGAAGCCCCTCACTGATAACGAGAAAGCCCGTGTTAGACCATATGCTTCACATGTCAATGGAATATCATTATTATCTTTACTCCAATGCAGCATCGTACATACATGTGaagatatacatataaaaaacaaaaagcaatgAATACTTTTATAGGAAAGCATCGTACACACATGTGaagatatacatataaaaaacaaaaagcaatgAATACTTTTATAGGAAAGCATGTTTGGACAATCTGGTTGCTTTTACAGGCGAAAAAACATAGCGAAAAcatcatccaaaattttgttttcacccCTGTTTTATAATATGAGCAAGCTGACTGTAATTTGCCTCTTTAAAATGAGAAGCAAAATTGTCTACTTATCTAAAAGTCAGAACACTACTCATCCAAGAACTGAGGATTGACTGCCTTTCATGTGGAAAACCCTATTTCCACCCCCAGCATCCAAGGTCAAATAATTTCCAAATCACCTTGATGTGCAAAATATCAAGCAGCCTAACCTATGGGCACTAATCTTATTGCATATTATTTTCCATCACAAATATGAGACTTTCAATCCCATATGGCATGATGCTAAATGCACAAGCCCATATTTTATctacaaactaaagcaagtcCACTACATTAACATCTGCATACTCAGTCCAAAAAATTTGAGGAGCCTAATGTACATTTTTGCATAATTATTTGTGTGCTTGGGCTCTTGTTGGTAACACAAATAACATACAGATAGTTAAATATAAAAGGAGTTCCACCTTTGTCTTGATAGTGGCTACAAACATCTTTCTGTATTATTTTGTGCTGATAGCAATTACATGCATCTATAGATAGATAAGAAAAAGCAcagaaacaaaggaagaaaCATACATCAATGAGTGTGACAAAACGGTAAGCTGCTGTCCTATTATGAAGTGCAAATTTTGGTACACCTTCTAATGCAAGTGTGTGGAAATGCTCTGCAAACAAAAGATAATTGGTATCAAAAAGTCAAAACTTCCACCACATCTATCAAGGCAGTAACAAGTTTGACTACATAGGTAACTTACTACATAATCCAAAATAATCTGCAGCCCCTAAAGGCTTCTCACAAAGATCCTCAAAACGGAAGTATGCACATCCATTTGCTCCTTGAGGAACCTGCAAAAAGCAGCAATACTTATTTTCTTACATAGGTTTTGAAAGAGAGATTACATAGAAACACCAACGTTGTAATTTATACATACCAGCAATTTCCTCCCCATcaggatttcaatttcttttggtCTAGGTGTATAGGGACCAACCAATTGTTGAAATTTTTCCTTCAACAACACAGAATATCGAAATCCACTGTAGTAGAAACCATGCTCTGCCTGCAACATATTTGATGCTCAAATTTTGAATAAGAAATACAGGGAAGACCATTTTATGTCAGATAAAAAGACGAATGTGGAAATTGGGCTTCAGGATGCAAATCTGACTTTATTGAGCACActtgcagaaagaaaaaaggagttaTAAGGCGGGTCTAAGTTCCCAACCAATTATTCTTGGATGAGAATGCTCTGGATAAGTGAGGAAAGGATGAAAATCATAGACATTTGCACACATCAAGTTAAACTACCTAAACAACTATTAACACTGGCTGACACTATTATTACTGGTGGGAATAATCAGGGAAGAGTTTGTTCTCAACTGCAACAagtataattttaaatattatgtttcttttcttatgtttaaactttaaactgtATAAACCATGGGATACAACTTTCAAAGCCTCCTTGGTTATGTTAGTGCAACTAAACCATCTGGCTTTTTCCAGTAGATTAATAATAAAGGGTTTCTGAGTGGTTCAACATCCTCACTCCTTTGAAATCCAGCACAAGAACAAGCTGATGAAAGGACAAAAACTAGTACTCTATGTTTTATCCATGCTAAAGAAAACAGACCCTGCAAATGTGATCAGTGCAGATTACTGATACCATATGTCTAGACAGCGTTATGAAAGAAGATTGAATCAATGGTTCATattacacaaaagattttttattttttcaacagCAGACCATATAATGTCATCAAGATCAGCTGGTGGTTATTCTCTCAACAAACCACTAACATGCCACTTTCATATCCCTAGGCAATTTAAGAACCATTCCAAAAATTTCCCCacctataaaaatatttaaaaatatggtACATGTTCCAAACCCTTATTTTCAGTCCATTTTAACACCAAATCTTGCAGGCCAACGGCCATGAAGGTGAATAGTGCTCAAAGAATAAATATAAACACCAGCATCATGTCACACATACTACACATTTTGCCTGCATACTTACTGAAGTCATCTTCCGATAATCCACCAATGAACCAATTTCATGAACTACACATTTTGCCTGGATAAATTGGAAAATACACGAAGGAGTTAGACTTGTTCAAGCAATGATGAACGTGTTAAACTTGTTGAAGCAAAgacaaaatattcaaatattaTGCGCACAGTTGAATTACCTTCAAAGTGGAAATGAAGGGCAGGAAAAGATCCCTCTGCAACCCACCTTCATAAAGCTTGTCCGGAGCCCGATTTGATGTTGCTACAAGAATCTTTAAGGATACAGTACAAATTACTAAGGGCAAGCAGTGCATTTGTACTATGTTAAAAATACCATATCACCAAAAATAGTAGCAGAATGGCAGCTGAAACAGAATGGTGGAGGAGACATAAAACTGGTAAATAACAATAACTGCTTACAATGCCTTTGTGAAAGAGATGTCTGAAAAGGCGATTCAAAATTAGCGCATCAGCCACATCAGTGACCTgccaaaatgaagaaatggaataaAGTATAGACTGCCTCAAGGGGAAAAAATCACTTAACATAATCAACGTACTTACCATGAATTCATCAAGGCATATTAATATTGATTCATCAGATATCTCTTCTGCAACAACATCAAGAGGATCTGCAAGACCTTTGTGTCTCTACATGTTTTATCAAAAATAGATAGTCTCACATAATGGGCCTCTAAGTGATTACCAAAATATATCCAAGATATGCTGAAATGCAGGAGAATTAGGTAGCAGAAGGATTTCCAAAATATGTATGCTCAATACCTCAGATCTTTTGCCCACATATCTCTCAGAATAGAATGCTGAAACAAAGTAAAGTttttcaacaaaagaagaacGTCTTACTTGCAAGCGACTATGTACATTCAACATGAAGTCATGAAAATGGATTCGCTTTTTCCTCCAATCTGAAGGCCTGTTTGAATAAAATGTATTTGTATAAGTAAACAATACAAtgtaaacaacaaaaatatacttATGGCTATCTATATTCCAATATAGCATATATATAGGATACTATTTCTAAAACAGAAGGTACAGATTTTTATTTCTATACATTTTATCCAAAATATCTGCACCTTACCCAGACAAAGTACATGGCGATTAGAATAAAGTCAGAGGTGGACATGTGAACAATAAAAATACACTTATGGCTATAAAGTGGGTACTGATTTTTTGTTCCATGCATTTTAGCCAAAATATCTGCACCTTATCCAGGCACAATACATAGTGATTTATGGTAAAGTCAGGGGTAAACTTGTATCTCACACAATAGGAACTAGAAGATCATCACAAGGATCTAATTTTGTGTGTAACTTTCATAGTCTGACTACATATCTGCTTTTAGAATATAATGATCATCTAGTCTCCATCTGTCAACAATTTGGAAGAAATGTAACTACTTATCTTTAAAACCATCATTCATATGACAGACAAATCAGGCAGAAAAAGGAGGCAGCTCCCTGTGCCTGGTCCTCCTCCAGCTGGACATTTCTCTGCCGTAAGAATCAAAGGCTTGTACTTAGACCTAGCACCTTCCTCTTTCAACATCAATCGGTTTTTCTAAAAGCACAATATTGTGAAAGTAAAGCAACGTTTGGTCGACTACAGTATACAAGAGAATCTAAAACGGACCATCGTTGGAACTTTTGCAGGTtgcaaatcaaaatattatGATAAGGTTCCCACAGTCTCCAATTTCTGAGCGTGGAAATCAAAACCTAAAAGGAATAATAAACTAGCTTTGGTGGAAATCCAACAAATACAGAGAATGTCAAACTTACAGCTGCTCAAAGAACAAGTCCATAAGCATTGTCTTCCCGGTTCCCACTCCTCCAAACAGATAAAGACCTTTCACAGGGGACTCGGACGACTGTGATAAGAGACGAGACCATAACCAACTCCTCCGGTTTCTGCAGTTCACACAA
Proteins encoded in this region:
- the LOC116250644 gene encoding uncharacterized protein LOC116250644, yielding MTASIRAVRHLGGALRTTRKSSFFHRLQSFSGSPPPRCGHGAGFGNRVSPTHCWRRAFLSPAATLSSQGADSVSGSEGAGPYVEYKRRIASGELLDGDEFQAEILRVLQRLYDELVESADECGLVRSENSERTGRNRRSWLWSRLLSQSSESPVKGLYLFGGVGTGKTMLMDLFFEQLPSDWRKKRIHFHDFMLNVHSRLQRHKGLADPLDVVAEEISDESILICLDEFMVTDVADALILNRLFRHLFHKGIILVATSNRAPDKLYEGGLQRDLFLPFISTLKAKCVVHEIGSLVDYRKMTSAEHGFYYSGFRYSVLLKEKFQQLVGPYTPRPKEIEILMGRKLLVPQGANGCAYFRFEDLCEKPLGAADYFGLCKHFHTLALEGVPKFALHNRTAAYRFVTLIDVMYENKARLLCTAETSPVGLFEYIVTISDAQKMAPRSSSRSRRADVFDLCVDNELGFAKDRTISRLTEMNSKEYLDQHAAALSEKSDEDETPRQFETTTSSS